The Xiphophorus maculatus strain JP 163 A chromosome 21, X_maculatus-5.0-male, whole genome shotgun sequence genome window below encodes:
- the nrbp2 gene encoding nuclear receptor-binding protein 2 isoform X2 — protein sequence MTMSVPERKSGSEGKEEESEDESEILEESPCGRWQKRKEQVSQGNVPGVESASLAMDTEEGVEVVWNEVLFSDKKVFKAQEEKIKEMFENLMQVEHPNIVKFHKYWLDMKETQARVIFITEYMSSGSLKQFLKKTKKNHKTMNVKAWKRWCTQILSALNYLHSCDPPIIHGNLTCDTIFIQHNGLIKIGSVWHRLFVNVFPDASVHSKGRQHRDEQRNLHFFAPEYGAGEDDYSIDIFSFGICALEMAVLEIQANGDSAVSKEAIVNAGQSLEDPLMREFTQSCLRHDANLRPTAHDLLFHRVLFEVHSLKLLAAHCLINNQYLLPENCVEEKTKSFDPNAVMAEIRHDDRPGVQLKYSHVSPLELDKFLEDVKNGIYPLMNFATSRPHPVPRALSLSQEQVETVKTPTPEPQETETRKVIQMQCNLESNEEGTKTHLSLFLKMDDKLHRQLSCDIFPTDTPKDLASELVHYAFINEEDSEKVAAFLEDSISRHRVRALAAGSNQ from the exons GTCAGTCAGGGAAATGTCCCTGGCGTGGAAAGTGCTTCCCTGGCCATGGACACAGAGGAAGGCGTTGAGGTGGTGTGGAACGAAGTTCTCTTCTCAGACAAAAAGGTCTTCAAAGCACAGGAG GAAAAAATCAAAGAGATGTTTGAGAACCTGATGCAGGTCGAACACCCCAACATTGTTAAGTTCCACAAGTACTGGCTGGACATGAAAGAGACCCAGGCTCGG GTCATTTTTATCACTGAATACATGTCTTCAGGGAGCCTCAAGCAGTTCctgaagaagacaaaaaagaacCACAAAACCATGAATGTGAAG gcCTGGAAGAGATGGTGTACCCAGATTCTGTCGGCACTCAA TTATCTGCACTCCTGCGACCCACCGATAATCCATGGCAACCTAACCTGTGACACAATCTTCATCCAGCACAATGGGCTCATCAAGATTGGCTCAG TGTGGCACCGGCTGTTTGTTAATG TGTTCCCAGATGCTAGCGTCCACAGCAAAGGAAGGCAACACCGGGATGAGCAGAGGAATCTCCATTTTTTTGCTCCTGAATATGGAG CTGGTGAGGATGACTACTCCATAGACATTTTCTCCTTTGGCATCTGTGCTCTAGAG atggcagtacTGGAAATTCAAGCCAATGGAGATTCTGCTGTATCCAAGGAGGCCATTGTAAATGCAGGTCAATCTCTGGAAGACCCTCTCATGAGA GAGTTCACGCAGTCGTGTTTGCGTCACGATGCCAACCTCCGTCCCACAGCTCACGACCTTCTGTTCCACAGAGTCCTGTTCGAAGTCCACTCCCTCAAACTGCTCGCCGCCCACTGCCTCATCAACAACCAGT ATTTGCTTCCTGAGAACTGTGTGGAGGagaaaacaaagtcatttgACCCCAACGCTGTCATGGCAGAGATTAGACATGATGACAGACCCGGAGTTCAGCtcaa GTATTCCCATGTTTCCCCTTTAGAGCTTGACAAGTTTCTGGAGGATGTTAA GAATGGGATTTACCCCTTGATGAACTTTGCCACGTCTCGGCCTCACCCCGTCCCTCGAGCTCTGTCCTTGTCTCAGGAGCAGGTTGAGACGGTGAAAACACCAACTCCTGAACCTCAGGAGACAGAAACGAGGAAG GTTATTCAGATGCAATGTAATTTGGAATCAAATGAAGAAGGGACCAAAACTCAT CTCTCCTTGTTTCTGAAGATGGACGACAAACTTCATCGGCAGCTAAGCTGTGACATCTTTCCAA CGGACACTCCAAAAGACCTCGCCAGTGAACTCGTCCACTATGCCTTCATAAACGAG GAGGACAGTGAGAAGGTAGCTGCATTCCTAGAGGACTCCATCAGTCGACACCGGGTCCGCGCGCTGGCCGCCGGGAGCAACCAGTGA
- the nrbp2 gene encoding nuclear receptor-binding protein 2 isoform X1, with the protein MTMSVPERKSGSEGKEEESEDESEILEESPCGRWQKRKEQVSQGNVPGVESASLAMDTEEGVEVVWNEVLFSDKKVFKAQEEKIKEMFENLMQVEHPNIVKFHKYWLDMKETQARVIFITEYMSSGSLKQFLKKTKKNHKTMNVKAWKRWCTQILSALNYLHSCDPPIIHGNLTCDTIFIQHNGLIKIGSVWHRLFVNVFPDASVHSKGRQHRDEQRNLHFFAPEYGAGEDDYSIDIFSFGICALEMAVLEIQANGDSAVSKEAIVNAGQSLEDPLMREFTQSCLRHDANLRPTAHDLLFHRVLFEVHSLKLLAAHCLINNQYLLPENCVEEKTKSFDPNAVMAEIRHDDRPGVQLKYSHVSPLELDKFLEDVKNGIYPLMNFATSRPHPVPRALSLSQEQVETVKTPTPEPQETETRKVIQMQCNLESNEEGTKTHVSHTVLQLSLFLKMDDKLHRQLSCDIFPTDTPKDLASELVHYAFINEEDSEKVAAFLEDSISRHRVRALAAGSNQ; encoded by the exons GTCAGTCAGGGAAATGTCCCTGGCGTGGAAAGTGCTTCCCTGGCCATGGACACAGAGGAAGGCGTTGAGGTGGTGTGGAACGAAGTTCTCTTCTCAGACAAAAAGGTCTTCAAAGCACAGGAG GAAAAAATCAAAGAGATGTTTGAGAACCTGATGCAGGTCGAACACCCCAACATTGTTAAGTTCCACAAGTACTGGCTGGACATGAAAGAGACCCAGGCTCGG GTCATTTTTATCACTGAATACATGTCTTCAGGGAGCCTCAAGCAGTTCctgaagaagacaaaaaagaacCACAAAACCATGAATGTGAAG gcCTGGAAGAGATGGTGTACCCAGATTCTGTCGGCACTCAA TTATCTGCACTCCTGCGACCCACCGATAATCCATGGCAACCTAACCTGTGACACAATCTTCATCCAGCACAATGGGCTCATCAAGATTGGCTCAG TGTGGCACCGGCTGTTTGTTAATG TGTTCCCAGATGCTAGCGTCCACAGCAAAGGAAGGCAACACCGGGATGAGCAGAGGAATCTCCATTTTTTTGCTCCTGAATATGGAG CTGGTGAGGATGACTACTCCATAGACATTTTCTCCTTTGGCATCTGTGCTCTAGAG atggcagtacTGGAAATTCAAGCCAATGGAGATTCTGCTGTATCCAAGGAGGCCATTGTAAATGCAGGTCAATCTCTGGAAGACCCTCTCATGAGA GAGTTCACGCAGTCGTGTTTGCGTCACGATGCCAACCTCCGTCCCACAGCTCACGACCTTCTGTTCCACAGAGTCCTGTTCGAAGTCCACTCCCTCAAACTGCTCGCCGCCCACTGCCTCATCAACAACCAGT ATTTGCTTCCTGAGAACTGTGTGGAGGagaaaacaaagtcatttgACCCCAACGCTGTCATGGCAGAGATTAGACATGATGACAGACCCGGAGTTCAGCtcaa GTATTCCCATGTTTCCCCTTTAGAGCTTGACAAGTTTCTGGAGGATGTTAA GAATGGGATTTACCCCTTGATGAACTTTGCCACGTCTCGGCCTCACCCCGTCCCTCGAGCTCTGTCCTTGTCTCAGGAGCAGGTTGAGACGGTGAAAACACCAACTCCTGAACCTCAGGAGACAGAAACGAGGAAG GTTATTCAGATGCAATGTAATTTGGAATCAAATGAAGAAGGGACCAAAACTCATGTGAGTCACACAGTACTACAG CTCTCCTTGTTTCTGAAGATGGACGACAAACTTCATCGGCAGCTAAGCTGTGACATCTTTCCAA CGGACACTCCAAAAGACCTCGCCAGTGAACTCGTCCACTATGCCTTCATAAACGAG GAGGACAGTGAGAAGGTAGCTGCATTCCTAGAGGACTCCATCAGTCGACACCGGGTCCGCGCGCTGGCCGCCGGGAGCAACCAGTGA